One stretch of Bacteroidota bacterium DNA includes these proteins:
- a CDS encoding NADH-quinone oxidoreductase subunit C, producing the protein MLTTVVEKLTAAFPNSITSVQEFRGETTVHIKKEDIVSVCQFLRDDASSLFDYCSDICGADAYTPENRFEVIYNLYSTVLNHRIRLKIFIDESHLHCASVISVWPGANWPERETFDMFGIIFDGHNDLRRMYMPEEFEYHPLRKDFPMMGIPDSIPLPRK; encoded by the coding sequence ATGTTAACAACAGTAGTAGAAAAATTGACAGCAGCATTTCCGAATAGCATCACGTCAGTTCAAGAGTTCCGGGGAGAAACAACAGTCCATATCAAAAAGGAAGATATTGTTTCTGTCTGTCAATTTCTTCGCGACGACGCATCATCACTATTTGATTATTGTTCTGATATCTGCGGTGCTGATGCATACACTCCAGAAAATCGATTTGAAGTGATCTATAATCTCTACTCTACAGTACTAAATCACCGGATCCGTTTGAAAATCTTTATTGATGAATCTCATTTGCATTGTGCTTCTGTCATCTCCGTATGGCCAGGAGCAAATTGGCCGGAACGTGAAACATTCGACATGTTCGGGATAATTTTTGACGGACATAACGATTTGAGAAGAATGTATATGCCGGAAGAGTTTGAGTATCATCCTCTCCGAAAAGATTTCCCGATGATGGGCATCCCCGATTCAATTCCACTTCCACGAAAATAA
- the purH gene encoding bifunctional phosphoribosylaminoimidazolecarboxamide formyltransferase/IMP cyclohydrolase encodes MKGLSELLKIKRALISVSDKRGIVEFATALHTLGIEIISTGGTHSLLISNNIPAKQISEVTGFPEILDGRVKTLHPAVHAGLLAILDNPSHRQQLDEHKIQPIDLVVVNLYPFEETIAKEHVTLEDAIENIDIGGPTMLRSAAKNYRFTAVIVNHARYATFLTEVQERNGHVSEETCFELAKEVFQHTAHYDTTISTFLSGTAQQQTLPSTFTVSSKKYADLRYGENPHQSAALYGTYDEWLKKLHGKELSFNNIIDANAAVNLVSEFNEPTVVIVKHTNPCGAGSASTLEEAYRKAFATDTKAPFGGIIAVNRPLDMKAAEAMNEIFTEIILAPSFENGVLDFLMKKKDRRIVQILKNNSAGLDIRSVSGGLLIQSKDTARVTKDQLKIVTKRQPTADELEAMMFVWKVAKHVKSNAIVYGSKDRTLGVGAGQMSRVDSSKIAVWKSKESNLSLHGSVVASDAFFPFADGLLEAVSAGATAVIQPGGSIRDEEVIQAANDHNIAMVFTGIRHFKH; translated from the coding sequence ATTAAAGGACTATCGGAATTGCTTAAGATCAAGCGTGCGCTTATCAGTGTTTCAGACAAACGGGGGATCGTCGAATTTGCAACGGCATTGCACACATTAGGTATAGAAATTATTTCTACCGGCGGCACACACTCACTGCTCATTTCAAATAATATTCCTGCAAAACAAATTTCTGAAGTCACAGGCTTTCCTGAAATTCTTGACGGCAGAGTCAAGACGCTTCATCCTGCCGTCCATGCCGGTTTACTGGCCATCCTTGATAACCCATCACATCGACAACAGCTTGATGAACATAAGATTCAACCTATCGACCTTGTTGTCGTAAATCTGTATCCATTTGAAGAGACCATTGCGAAAGAGCATGTTACTCTGGAAGACGCAATTGAAAATATCGATATCGGCGGACCAACGATGCTCCGGTCTGCAGCAAAGAATTATCGTTTCACTGCTGTGATTGTCAACCATGCACGATATGCAACATTCCTGACGGAAGTACAAGAACGCAACGGCCATGTCAGCGAGGAGACTTGTTTTGAACTTGCTAAGGAAGTTTTCCAACACACAGCACACTACGACACAACAATTTCTACATTCCTTTCCGGAACAGCACAACAACAGACTCTCCCCTCAACCTTCACGGTATCATCAAAAAAATATGCCGATCTTCGTTACGGAGAAAATCCTCACCAATCGGCTGCTTTGTACGGAACATATGATGAGTGGTTGAAAAAATTGCATGGAAAAGAATTGTCGTTCAATAATATCATTGATGCAAATGCCGCTGTGAATCTTGTTTCAGAGTTTAATGAACCGACGGTGGTTATTGTAAAACATACGAACCCATGCGGCGCCGGCTCAGCATCAACATTGGAAGAAGCATATCGCAAAGCTTTTGCAACAGATACGAAAGCTCCTTTTGGAGGAATCATCGCTGTCAATCGTCCATTGGATATGAAAGCGGCCGAAGCGATGAATGAAATCTTCACGGAGATCATTCTAGCGCCGTCCTTCGAAAATGGAGTTCTCGATTTTTTGATGAAGAAAAAGGACCGCCGTATTGTTCAAATTCTAAAAAACAATTCCGCTGGACTGGACATACGTTCCGTCTCCGGAGGATTGCTTATTCAATCGAAAGACACAGCTCGAGTCACAAAAGATCAGTTAAAAATAGTTACGAAAAGACAGCCGACAGCCGATGAACTTGAAGCAATGATGTTTGTTTGGAAAGTGGCAAAACACGTTAAATCCAATGCAATTGTCTATGGTTCGAAAGATCGGACCCTTGGTGTGGGTGCAGGACAAATGTCCCGGGTTGATTCATCGAAAATTGCTGTGTGGAAATCTAAAGAAAGTAACTTATCTTTGCATGGCAGTGTTGTAGCCTCTGATGCCTTCTTCCCGTTTGCAGATGGTCTACTTGAAGCGGTCAGCGCAGGAGCCACAGCGGTTATTCAACCTGGCGGATCGATACGGGATGAAGAAGTTATACAAGCAGCAAATGATCATAATATTGCAATGGTCTTCACAGGAATTCGTCATTTCAAACATTAA
- a CDS encoding rod shape-determining protein yields MGVLDYFSADIAIDLGTANTLIYMKGKGIVLNEPSIVAFDRNTKKIVAIGNEAREMLGRTHRDIRTIRPMRDGVIADFEIAEGMLREFIKKIHSSWMPSRRIVVCVPSGVTEVEKRAVRDSAEHAGAKEVHLIAEPMAAAIGIGLDVEAPVGNMIVDIGGGTTEIAVIALSGIVNEESIRIAGDELNNAIIQFFKKNHNILIGERTAEAIKCEVGSVMPMKEEVTIQVKGRDLVNGIPKTTEASSVEIREALNENISSIIDGVKMTLERTPPELASDILDRGIMLTGGGALIKGLDERLRLETNLPVHVAEDPLTAVVRGTGRVLENLEKYQKVLLTSRRY; encoded by the coding sequence ATGGGTGTATTAGATTATTTTTCGGCAGATATCGCCATCGATTTGGGCACAGCAAACACGCTCATCTATATGAAGGGCAAAGGGATCGTACTGAACGAACCGTCGATCGTTGCATTCGACCGCAATACAAAAAAAATTGTTGCGATCGGAAATGAAGCGAGAGAAATGCTTGGAAGAACACATCGCGACATCCGAACTATTCGTCCGATGCGGGATGGTGTAATTGCTGATTTTGAAATTGCCGAAGGGATGCTTCGCGAGTTCATTAAGAAGATCCATTCCAGTTGGATGCCGAGTCGCAGGATTGTCGTCTGCGTGCCGAGCGGGGTGACAGAAGTTGAAAAGCGAGCCGTGCGTGATTCCGCTGAACACGCTGGCGCAAAAGAGGTCCATTTGATTGCTGAACCGATGGCTGCAGCGATCGGCATTGGACTGGATGTCGAAGCTCCAGTTGGAAATATGATCGTTGATATCGGAGGCGGAACAACTGAAATTGCGGTTATAGCTCTTTCCGGAATTGTGAACGAAGAATCAATCCGCATAGCAGGAGATGAATTGAACAATGCCATTATTCAATTTTTCAAAAAGAACCATAATATTTTGATTGGTGAGCGAACTGCCGAGGCAATCAAGTGTGAAGTCGGTTCTGTGATGCCGATGAAGGAAGAAGTGACAATCCAAGTAAAAGGACGCGATCTTGTGAATGGTATACCGAAAACGACAGAGGCGAGTTCTGTTGAAATTCGCGAAGCATTGAATGAAAATATTTCCTCCATCATCGACGGTGTGAAAATGACACTCGAGCGCACCCCACCCGAACTTGCTTCTGACATCCTTGACCGAGGAATAATGTTGACCGGCGGCGGCGCATTAATCAAAGGCCTTGATGAGCGGCTCCGATTGGAAACGAATCTTCCTGTTCACGTTGCGGAAGATCCTCTCACAGCTGTTGTTCGTGGAACGGGGCGGGTATTGGAAAATCTTGAAAAATATCAAAAAGTTCTCCTCACAAGCAGACGCTATTAA
- the nuoF gene encoding NADH-quinone oxidoreductase subunit NuoF encodes MEKYILPDIKNYYQIDTYEQHGGYAALKKVLTMKPDEVIDEVKKSGLRGRGGACFPTGLKWSFMPKGNDKPKYLAVNGDESEPGTFKDRQIFELNPHMMIEGIIIGCYAMGINAAYIYIRGEYGKWIKMVDKALADAYAKGYVGSNILGTGFSTNIYTHKGAGAYICGEESALMNSVEGERGYPRVKPPFPAQKGLWASPTTINNVETMTNVPLIINKGSEWYSKIGVAKHPGPILVGISGHVNKPGVYEIPTGVPLLTLINDAQYGGGVSGGKKIKAVIPGGSSTMILRGENLEGVNMDADSLKAAGSSVGTAGLIVMDEDTDLVRVLTRISHFYHHESCGQCTPCREGTGWLEKMLHRFEHYEARQEDVDMLVNVANQIEGNTICALGDAAAWPVQSFVKRFREEFEKRVKEKKEVEAA; translated from the coding sequence ATGGAAAAATACATTCTCCCGGACATAAAAAATTATTACCAGATTGATACCTATGAACAGCATGGCGGTTATGCTGCACTGAAAAAAGTGTTAACCATGAAACCGGATGAAGTGATCGACGAAGTAAAAAAATCCGGTCTTCGTGGACGCGGAGGGGCATGTTTCCCCACCGGCTTAAAATGGTCCTTCATGCCGAAAGGAAATGACAAACCGAAATATCTTGCTGTGAACGGCGATGAATCGGAACCAGGTACGTTTAAAGACAGGCAGATCTTCGAACTCAATCCGCATATGATGATCGAAGGAATCATCATCGGATGTTACGCAATGGGAATAAACGCAGCTTACATCTATATCCGCGGCGAGTATGGGAAATGGATAAAGATGGTAGATAAAGCTTTAGCTGATGCATATGCAAAAGGGTATGTTGGAAGCAATATTCTCGGAACAGGGTTTTCCACAAATATCTACACTCATAAAGGTGCCGGAGCTTATATTTGCGGTGAAGAATCGGCATTGATGAATTCTGTTGAAGGTGAACGGGGATATCCCAGAGTGAAACCACCATTCCCTGCGCAAAAAGGATTATGGGCATCTCCGACCACAATTAACAATGTGGAAACAATGACCAATGTTCCACTCATTATCAATAAAGGATCAGAGTGGTATTCAAAGATCGGTGTTGCCAAACATCCCGGACCAATCCTCGTCGGAATCAGCGGCCATGTCAATAAACCGGGTGTGTATGAAATCCCAACAGGTGTGCCTCTTCTGACATTGATCAACGATGCGCAGTATGGGGGTGGAGTTTCCGGCGGAAAAAAAATTAAAGCGGTTATTCCCGGCGGATCGTCGACAATGATACTTCGTGGTGAAAACCTTGAAGGTGTGAATATGGATGCTGATTCCTTGAAAGCTGCAGGATCGTCCGTAGGAACTGCAGGTTTAATTGTGATGGATGAAGATACCGACCTGGTTCGAGTGTTGACGCGTATTTCTCATTTCTATCACCATGAATCGTGCGGTCAATGCACACCGTGCCGTGAAGGAACTGGATGGCTAGAAAAAATGCTTCACCGTTTTGAACATTACGAAGCGCGGCAGGAAGATGTTGATATGCTGGTGAATGTCGCAAATCAAATAGAAGGAAATACTATTTGTGCACTTGGTGACGCTGCGGCATGGCCGGTGCAGAGTTTTGTAAAACGCTTCAGAGAAGAGTTTGAAAAACGGGTGAAAGAAAAGAAGGAAGTTGAAGCGGCATAA
- a CDS encoding LD-carboxypeptidase — protein MNIKPRSLRKGDLIGIVTPASPPSSSEKIYKGAEYLERLGYRVTFGKNVEKIYGYLAGTDQERADDINSMFADRNVKAIIAVRGGYGTPRILPLLNYSLIKKNPKILVGYSDLTALQLAIYKKTGLVTFSGPMVGVEMFKGIDPFTEEHFWACVSSPKYKGIVKNPDDRELQTIVAGKKSGVLLGGNLSLIVALAGSKYLPSFKKSLLFIEEIEEESYRFDRMMNQLRITNILSDAVGIIMCELTDVKASDTTKPFLTAEQVMNDYLAGLTKPVVSGLVYGHISKKLTIPLGINATLDATKRTLRFDEPSVR, from the coding sequence ATGAACATAAAACCTCGTTCACTCCGTAAGGGAGATCTCATTGGCATTGTCACTCCCGCAAGCCCTCCGAGTTCTTCTGAAAAAATATATAAAGGGGCAGAATATCTTGAACGACTAGGATATCGGGTAACATTTGGTAAGAATGTCGAAAAAATTTATGGTTACCTTGCGGGAACGGATCAAGAACGCGCGGATGATATCAACAGTATGTTTGCGGATAGGAATGTAAAAGCAATTATTGCTGTACGAGGAGGATATGGAACACCCCGTATACTTCCTTTATTGAATTATTCACTTATCAAGAAAAATCCAAAAATTCTTGTGGGGTACAGCGATCTCACAGCACTTCAACTTGCCATATATAAAAAGACCGGACTGGTAACATTTTCCGGACCCATGGTCGGAGTAGAAATGTTCAAAGGGATCGATCCTTTTACTGAAGAGCATTTTTGGGCATGTGTTTCATCCCCAAAATATAAGGGAATCGTAAAAAACCCTGACGACAGAGAATTACAAACGATTGTCGCCGGGAAAAAATCTGGCGTACTGCTCGGAGGAAACCTCTCGTTGATTGTTGCTCTTGCCGGAAGTAAATATCTCCCTTCATTCAAAAAGTCTCTTCTGTTCATCGAAGAAATAGAGGAAGAATCTTATCGATTCGACCGAATGATGAATCAACTCCGCATCACCAATATTCTCAGTGATGCTGTCGGCATTATCATGTGTGAGTTGACTGATGTGAAAGCAAGCGACACAACAAAACCATTCTTAACCGCGGAACAAGTGATGAATGATTATCTTGCCGGTCTCACAAAACCGGTCGTCAGTGGTTTAGTCTATGGTCATATTTCAAAAAAATTAACTATTCCGCTTGGGATCAATGCAACACTTGATGCAACCAAACGAACGCTTCGATTTGATGAGCCATCTGTTCGGTGA
- the nuoD gene encoding NADH dehydrogenase (quinone) subunit D, translating to MNLEQAMEVRQQKILTALENKNTSVYFKDALDNEMVLNMGPQHPATHGVLRLLIKLDGETVAACVPELGYLHRGYEKLAENCSYHEFIPHTDRLDYLSPLMNNTAYVLAVEKLVGIEAPKRAQYIRTIISEMARVSSHLLGIGALAMDVGALTVFTWSFREREKMYDIFELLTGARFTTSFTRVGGLAHDMTPDVIAAVKDFFDQFPQKFNECISMLNTNRIFVERLDGVGVITKEKAISMGMSGPNLRAVGLECDLRKTQPYLIYNELDFNIPVFNDGDCLSRYYVRLNEVKESVKIIRQCLEKMPAGPVHANQPKKVLPRKEQIYTKMEELIHDFMLINFGVNPPVGEVYHAVEASKGELGFYIQSRGEGHPWRLKIRSPSFMNLQSTSLLVEGGMISDIVAVLGSLDPVMGEADK from the coding sequence ATGAATTTAGAACAAGCAATGGAAGTCCGGCAGCAAAAGATCCTCACTGCCCTCGAGAATAAAAACACCAGCGTTTATTTTAAAGATGCACTTGATAATGAGATGGTCCTTAATATGGGCCCGCAGCATCCCGCGACACACGGCGTTCTGCGTCTGCTCATTAAACTGGATGGTGAAACCGTTGCCGCATGTGTTCCTGAACTGGGATATTTGCATCGCGGATATGAGAAACTCGCTGAAAATTGTTCATACCACGAATTTATTCCCCACACTGATCGTCTGGATTATCTTTCCCCCTTAATGAATAACACTGCCTACGTTCTTGCAGTTGAAAAACTTGTGGGAATTGAAGCGCCAAAACGGGCACAGTATATACGTACCATTATCTCCGAAATGGCCCGAGTGTCGTCCCATTTACTGGGTATTGGTGCACTGGCGATGGATGTTGGCGCATTAACAGTATTTACTTGGTCATTCCGTGAACGCGAAAAGATGTACGATATTTTCGAGTTGTTGACCGGTGCTCGTTTTACCACAAGTTTTACGCGTGTCGGAGGTTTAGCACATGATATGACACCTGATGTTATCGCGGCAGTAAAAGACTTTTTTGATCAATTCCCGCAGAAATTCAACGAGTGTATTTCCATGTTGAATACCAACAGAATCTTTGTGGAACGTTTGGATGGCGTTGGTGTAATCACAAAAGAAAAAGCAATCTCTATGGGTATGAGCGGACCAAATCTGCGTGCGGTAGGGTTGGAATGTGACCTTCGAAAGACTCAGCCATACTTGATCTATAATGAACTTGATTTCAATATTCCTGTTTTTAATGACGGCGATTGTTTATCCCGATATTATGTTCGCTTAAACGAAGTGAAAGAAAGCGTAAAAATTATACGGCAATGTCTTGAAAAAATGCCGGCAGGTCCTGTCCATGCAAACCAACCAAAGAAAGTCCTTCCGCGCAAAGAACAGATCTACACAAAAATGGAAGAGTTGATCCATGACTTTATGCTGATCAATTTCGGCGTAAATCCTCCGGTAGGCGAAGTCTATCACGCGGTTGAAGCATCGAAAGGTGAACTAGGATTCTATATTCAATCCCGCGGTGAAGGACATCCGTGGCGGTTAAAGATCCGCTCCCCCTCATTCATGAATTTACAATCGACATCGTTACTCGTTGAAGGCGGAATGATCTCCGATATCGTCGCCGTGCTGGGAAGTCTTGACCCTGTGATGGGTGAAGCGGATAAGTAA
- a CDS encoding NAD(P)H-dependent oxidoreductase subunit E — protein sequence MLKQENLEKAQALFTRYPEKKAALLPILWIAQEQEGWISQEMMKYIGDLVGVPYAHVLGVVTFYTMYNDKKLGKHHIEVCTNVSCMLRGSDKILSTVEKACGAKLGSTSADGKFTISEVECMGACGGAPMIAIGEEYHEHLTPEKTEQLLASLK from the coding sequence ATGCTCAAACAAGAAAATCTCGAAAAAGCACAAGCACTCTTCACCCGTTATCCGGAAAAGAAAGCGGCTCTCCTCCCTATCCTATGGATCGCCCAAGAACAGGAAGGTTGGATTTCACAGGAGATGATGAAATACATCGGCGATCTTGTCGGTGTTCCGTATGCACATGTACTTGGCGTTGTTACATTTTACACCATGTATAATGACAAGAAGTTGGGAAAACATCATATTGAAGTCTGCACAAATGTTTCGTGCATGCTTCGCGGATCAGATAAAATTCTTTCTACCGTTGAAAAAGCCTGCGGTGCAAAACTCGGTTCCACATCCGCTGATGGAAAATTCACTATTTCAGAAGTAGAATGTATGGGTGCATGCGGCGGAGCACCAATGATTGCAATTGGCGAAGAGTACCATGAACATTTGACGCCGGAAAAGACCGAACAACTTCTAGCAAGTTTGAAATAA
- a CDS encoding NADH-quinone oxidoreductase subunit B family protein, producing MGLEHALGDTALTTTIDSAINWCRKNSIWPMPLGISCCGIEMMAFAMPRFDVARFGAEVFRFSPRQSDLLLVAGTTTYKMATVVRKIYDQMPDPKWVIAMGACTSSGGMYRTYSVVQGIDQFLPVDVYVAGCPPRPDNLLHALMMIQEKIQRGESKGTPMTVGAEIRERELLQIQGVNNN from the coding sequence ATGGGATTAGAACACGCACTTGGCGACACCGCACTAACAACAACTATAGATTCTGCAATTAATTGGTGTCGAAAAAATTCTATCTGGCCAATGCCGCTCGGTATTTCCTGCTGTGGTATTGAAATGATGGCTTTTGCAATGCCTCGCTTTGATGTGGCACGATTTGGAGCAGAAGTTTTTCGTTTCTCTCCCAGACAATCCGATCTCCTATTAGTAGCAGGAACAACAACATATAAAATGGCTACTGTTGTTCGTAAAATCTACGATCAAATGCCGGATCCGAAATGGGTGATTGCTATGGGTGCATGCACTTCTTCTGGTGGAATGTATCGGACGTATTCTGTCGTTCAAGGGATTGATCAATTTTTGCCGGTGGATGTATATGTTGCCGGGTGCCCCCCGCGTCCGGACAATTTGCTTCATGCATTGATGATGATTCAGGAAAAGATTCAACGCGGCGAAAGCAAAGGAACACCAATGACCGTCGGAGCTGAAATACGAGAAAGAGAGCTGCTGCAAATTCAAGGCGTGAACAATAATTGA
- the ndhC gene encoding NADH-quinone oxidoreductase subunit A, which translates to MESYIPIFMMIGVAGFLGIVFLTLQRFLGPHRPNPEKLSTYESGMPPIKSARERFSVKYYMVAVLFILFDIEVIFLYPWAVNFRVLGLFGYVEMILFILILLVGYLYILKKGALQWD; encoded by the coding sequence ATGGAATCGTACATACCAATTTTTATGATGATCGGAGTAGCAGGGTTTCTAGGAATTGTTTTCCTGACGCTTCAACGCTTTTTAGGTCCACACCGTCCTAACCCTGAAAAACTTTCGACATACGAAAGTGGAATGCCGCCTATAAAATCTGCACGAGAACGCTTCTCCGTAAAATACTATATGGTTGCAGTGTTATTTATCCTGTTCGACATTGAGGTAATCTTTCTTTATCCATGGGCAGTAAACTTTCGAGTGCTTGGATTGTTTGGGTATGTGGAAATGATATTGTTTATCCTCATTTTACTTGTCGGCTATCTCTATATTTTGAAAAAAGGAGCTCTGCAATGGGATTAG
- the purN gene encoding phosphoribosylglycinamide formyltransferase, which translates to MLKIAVFASGHGSNFEALNRAIVEQQFSAKIVVVLSNNSSSGALSLAQSFGIPAFHLSQHQFADAKLFREKVLETLRAYDVNFIVLAGYMKKLDAEIIRAFPNRIINIHPALLPKFGGAGMYGMNVHVAVIAAKEKESGATIHIVNEEYDKGSIIAQQKVTVTETDTPESLAAKVLTIEHQLLSATVKKISEQPLN; encoded by the coding sequence GTGTTGAAAATTGCTGTTTTTGCTTCCGGGCACGGTTCTAATTTTGAAGCACTGAATCGTGCAATAGTTGAACAACAGTTTTCTGCAAAAATCGTCGTCGTTCTCAGTAACAATTCTTCATCCGGTGCATTGTCACTGGCTCAATCGTTCGGCATTCCTGCTTTTCATCTCAGTCAGCATCAGTTTGCTGATGCGAAATTATTTCGAGAGAAGGTTCTGGAAACACTTCGAGCATACGATGTAAATTTTATTGTGCTTGCCGGATATATGAAGAAACTTGATGCAGAGATCATTCGTGCTTTTCCAAATCGAATTATCAACATCCACCCGGCACTCCTTCCGAAATTTGGCGGTGCCGGAATGTATGGTATGAATGTTCATGTGGCAGTTATTGCAGCAAAGGAAAAAGAATCCGGCGCAACTATACACATAGTAAATGAGGAATACGACAAAGGATCTATCATTGCACAACAAAAAGTAACCGTTACAGAAACAGATACGCCGGAATCACTCGCTGCAAAAGTATTGACTATTGAACATCAGCTTCTTTCAGCGACAGTAAAAAAAATTTCAGAACAACCATTGAATTAA